One genomic segment of Pseudomonas sp. p1(2021b) includes these proteins:
- a CDS encoding ATP-binding protein has translation MLKILVRLYVVIIAAYAGAILFIPDSIVALFHDRFMAYNLEQTKGVQSLIVRQFRQAPRDEWPAVEQQLAQSFAPLEVKLQPMSQAGLTVEEQARLEHGLNVVRIGDWGYYDTALAPLDRDWLVSLHTPPDPIDINLLSWGVTVLIGAALLGCLLLWVWPHWRDLERLKETARRLGQGQMSERTHISPRSNIGELAGVFDTMASDLERHVNQQRELLNAVSHELRTPLTRLDFGLVLLFDEVPPASRKRLLELVGHVRELDELVLELLSYSRLQNADQARERVEVSLLELVDSVLGGFAEELDSRGIQWEVRAEHNLPRFVLDPRLTARAVQNLVRNAMRYCDESLLLRLRREDDGACLLTVEDDGIGIPPEERERIFQPFYRLDRSRDRNTGGFGLGLAISRRAIEGQGGSLTVAQSALGGAQFRIRLPAG, from the coding sequence ATGCTCAAGATCCTGGTGCGCCTGTATGTGGTGATCATCGCCGCCTATGCCGGGGCGATCCTGTTCATTCCCGACTCCATCGTCGCGCTGTTCCATGACCGTTTCATGGCCTACAACCTGGAGCAGACCAAGGGCGTGCAGTCGTTGATCGTCCGCCAGTTCCGCCAAGCACCGCGCGACGAATGGCCAGCGGTCGAGCAGCAATTGGCGCAGAGCTTCGCGCCCCTGGAAGTGAAGCTGCAGCCCATGAGCCAGGCCGGGCTCACGGTGGAGGAGCAGGCACGCCTGGAGCATGGCTTGAACGTGGTGCGTATCGGCGACTGGGGCTATTACGACACGGCCCTCGCGCCGCTCGACCGTGACTGGCTGGTAAGCCTGCACACCCCGCCGGACCCGATCGACATCAACCTGCTGTCCTGGGGCGTCACGGTGCTGATCGGTGCCGCCCTGCTGGGCTGCCTGCTGCTGTGGGTATGGCCGCACTGGCGCGACCTGGAGCGACTCAAGGAAACCGCCCGGCGCCTGGGGCAGGGGCAAATGTCCGAACGCACGCACATCTCGCCACGCTCGAACATCGGTGAGCTGGCGGGGGTGTTCGACACCATGGCCAGCGACCTGGAGCGCCACGTCAACCAGCAGCGCGAATTGCTCAACGCGGTGTCCCACGAGCTGCGCACACCCTTGACCCGCCTGGACTTCGGCCTGGTGCTGCTGTTCGACGAAGTGCCACCGGCCAGCCGCAAGCGCCTGCTGGAACTGGTGGGGCATGTGCGCGAGCTGGATGAGTTGGTGCTGGAGCTGTTGTCCTACAGCCGCCTGCAGAATGCCGACCAGGCGCGTGAACGGGTCGAGGTGTCGTTGCTGGAGCTGGTCGACAGTGTGCTGGGTGGGTTCGCCGAGGAGCTCGACAGCCGGGGTATCCAGTGGGAAGTGCGCGCCGAGCACAACCTGCCACGGTTCGTCCTGGACCCCAGGCTGACCGCCCGTGCGGTGCAGAACCTGGTGCGCAACGCGATGCGCTATTGCGATGAAAGCCTGCTGCTGCGCCTGCGCCGTGAGGACGATGGCGCCTGCCTGTTGACCGTGGAAGACGACGGCATCGGCATTCCGCCCGAGGAACGCGAGCGGATCTTCCAGCCGTTCTACCGCCTCGATCGCAGCCGCGACCGCAACACGGGCGGCTTCGGGCTGGGGTTGGCGATCAGCCGCAGGGCCATCGAAGGGCAGGGCGGGTCGCTGACCGTGGCACAGTCGGCCCTGGGTGGGGCACAGTTCAGGATTCGCCTGCCGGCAGGATAG
- a CDS encoding DUF4434 family protein: MRTILAICMLALCLPTVADQRLFYQPLNRDAAVTSSQWQQLWRDTKAQGGKTLIVQWTVYGDSDFGGAQGWLANSLREAQAQGLELVLGLYMDPAYYQRLEELDGEGLANYWKAQLGRALTQYNQVRQHWDLPVAGWYLPLELDDLHFHEASRRDALYRQLQAFNRQLDQPLHLSAFSAGHLAPRVNAAWLDQLAELGLTVWWQDGAGTSRLPAQVRQAYEQALPCRVGIVREAFRQVSAPSQPFRAEPAQPALTGGCHAEAVFALRYRPWARALPLN, from the coding sequence ATGCGTACGATCCTGGCGATTTGCATGCTTGCCCTGTGCCTGCCGACCGTGGCCGACCAGCGTCTGTTCTACCAGCCACTCAACCGCGACGCCGCCGTGACGTCCAGCCAATGGCAACAGCTGTGGCGGGACACCAAGGCCCAGGGAGGCAAGACCCTCATCGTGCAGTGGACCGTCTATGGCGACAGCGACTTCGGCGGCGCCCAGGGGTGGTTGGCCAACAGCCTGCGCGAAGCCCAGGCCCAGGGGCTGGAACTGGTGCTGGGGTTGTATATGGACCCGGCCTACTACCAACGTCTGGAAGAACTCGATGGCGAAGGCCTGGCCAACTATTGGAAGGCCCAACTGGGCCGCGCCCTGACCCAGTACAACCAGGTCCGCCAGCACTGGGATCTGCCTGTCGCGGGTTGGTACCTGCCCCTGGAGCTGGACGACCTGCATTTTCACGAGGCCAGCCGCCGCGACGCGCTGTATCGTCAGTTGCAGGCCTTCAACCGGCAGCTGGACCAGCCGTTGCACCTGAGCGCCTTCAGCGCCGGGCACCTGGCGCCGCGGGTCAACGCGGCCTGGCTGGACCAGCTGGCCGAGCTGGGCTTGACTGTGTGGTGGCAGGACGGCGCGGGCACCAGTCGCCTGCCGGCGCAGGTACGCCAAGCCTATGAGCAAGCCTTGCCCTGCCGCGTGGGTATCGTGCGCGAAGCATTCCGCCAGGTCAGCGCACCGAGCCAGCCGTTTCGCGCCGAGCCGGCACAACCGGCGTTGACTGGAGGGTGCCATGCCGAAGCGGTGTTCGCCTTGCGCTACCGACCTTGGGCGCGTGCGTTGCCGTTGAACTGA
- a CDS encoding phage receptor: protein MKPRLSLTLTGLLLCTASLPTAAAPMSDFQRFRSYPFMERSYREAQRDNWQEVERLTRHVLQRVPNNDEARALLMQALAHQRRYKEAEALAEQLDDTPEHVDALLELRLTWIEQDPPPASQVEGWLANSEGHQRVRLWQAYSLSLAKFGGAARALDWLNHLPPRDDGMVLRLTRANFAEQLRNWGETIEQLQPLAEQGTLPVQDWHRLANAYIQQIDEQGLQKLLASAPSEKAANEARLAMANRAIAVGHNQQAQRWLQALPTEQLQQPEQRQQLWELAREGDDAALVRTLSNELQRPCLETVDWLSRHDPQQAREQFAGCNASADPRAHAVLKQRLYGDPPAPPQPRTAAQWEQRYHQTGDLAALEQASYLLLEQGHPDRARQLLVPAYDRRQGRLTANLLQRLGNLYARNDAPLDTRRMLHLVPRVDADTRAQLLGRLAEAGQCDAVRQAVPTPTEAGQYRALGRCAMPGQPGQAVVYYQAAERLGDPGSRLPLAYALEAAGDFEAAAPIWRSLPADAWNDNARMTAAQGALNAGDADAARAHWDAAAHQSADDWALGAAIAQRQGDLAKALEFQRQALAHAPRAEHYYAAANTAQQAGESTLAMAWLAEAVRLAPDQPRYRADYGMRLAGSAHRQQRLAAIPYLERATRDFPEDYRLGETLALRYDEAEDSAAARRELRRVIDEEQNLVDGDDEYGSLEARKYRQRRAHETLSRRDTVTLASTWSPAGTSTNDKFLENGARSTERRARSQNVQIAMWDHALGEEPSRNGSTLSVYGRVLFGGQSRTDYAQSLGTGVGLRYKPFGQANLNLYAELYHQRQVDSDHYNGLSLGELLSPAKVGGNWGDLRHHAESSNDLLLRATASFLDQGDWRNDWRVDEDQWNERFLYLDAAWWTRAGDHAWLSRYQQGHAWKLPGNSPQTVMPYGFLEFASQDPSNDWRQDLRTGVGVRWQWWFDDDRYNAYRGSLKVRAEYQQSLGGNLYERANGVLLGVELTF, encoded by the coding sequence ATGAAGCCCCGTCTTTCCCTGACCCTCACTGGCCTGTTGCTGTGCACCGCCTCCCTGCCCACGGCGGCCGCGCCGATGAGCGACTTCCAGCGTTTTCGCAGCTACCCGTTCATGGAGCGCAGCTACCGCGAAGCGCAGCGCGACAACTGGCAGGAGGTCGAACGCCTGACCCGCCACGTGCTGCAGCGGGTGCCCAACAACGACGAAGCCAGGGCCCTGCTGATGCAGGCCCTGGCCCACCAGCGCCGCTACAAGGAGGCCGAGGCGCTCGCCGAACAGCTCGACGATACCCCCGAGCATGTCGATGCCTTGCTCGAGCTGCGCCTGACCTGGATCGAACAGGACCCGCCACCGGCCAGCCAGGTCGAAGGCTGGCTCGCCAACAGCGAAGGCCACCAGCGGGTGCGCCTGTGGCAGGCCTATAGCCTGAGCCTGGCCAAGTTCGGCGGTGCTGCCCGCGCCCTGGACTGGCTCAACCACCTGCCACCGCGAGATGACGGCATGGTCCTGCGCCTGACCCGCGCCAACTTCGCCGAGCAATTGCGCAACTGGGGCGAAACCATCGAGCAGTTGCAGCCACTGGCCGAGCAAGGCACCTTGCCGGTGCAAGACTGGCACCGCCTGGCCAATGCCTATATCCAGCAAATCGACGAACAAGGCCTGCAAAAGCTGCTGGCCAGCGCGCCGTCCGAGAAGGCCGCCAACGAGGCGCGCCTGGCCATGGCCAACCGCGCCATCGCAGTCGGCCACAACCAGCAGGCGCAACGCTGGCTGCAGGCTCTGCCGACCGAGCAGCTGCAACAACCCGAACAACGCCAACAATTGTGGGAGCTGGCCCGTGAAGGCGACGACGCCGCCCTGGTGCGCACCCTCAGCAACGAACTGCAGCGGCCCTGCCTGGAAACCGTCGACTGGCTTTCCCGTCACGACCCGCAACAGGCCCGTGAACAGTTCGCCGGCTGCAATGCCAGCGCCGACCCACGTGCCCATGCGGTGCTCAAGCAGCGCCTGTATGGCGACCCGCCTGCGCCGCCCCAACCGCGCACCGCCGCGCAATGGGAGCAGCGCTACCACCAGACCGGCGACCTGGCCGCCCTCGAACAGGCCAGCTACCTGCTGCTCGAACAAGGCCACCCGGACCGCGCCCGACAGCTGCTGGTACCCGCCTACGATCGCCGCCAGGGCCGCCTGACAGCGAACCTGCTGCAACGCCTGGGCAACCTCTACGCCCGCAACGACGCGCCCCTGGATACCCGTCGCATGCTGCACCTGGTGCCCCGAGTCGATGCCGACACCCGTGCCCAGCTGCTGGGCCGACTGGCCGAGGCCGGCCAATGCGACGCCGTGCGCCAGGCTGTGCCCACGCCCACCGAGGCCGGACAGTACCGCGCCCTGGGGCGCTGCGCCATGCCCGGCCAGCCCGGGCAGGCAGTGGTCTACTACCAGGCCGCCGAACGCCTGGGCGACCCGGGCAGCCGCCTGCCGTTGGCCTATGCCCTGGAGGCTGCCGGCGATTTCGAGGCCGCCGCGCCTATCTGGCGCAGCCTGCCTGCCGACGCCTGGAACGACAATGCGCGGATGACCGCCGCCCAGGGCGCGCTCAATGCCGGCGATGCCGACGCAGCCCGTGCCCATTGGGACGCAGCCGCCCACCAAAGCGCCGACGACTGGGCCCTGGGCGCCGCCATCGCGCAGCGCCAGGGCGACCTGGCCAAGGCTCTGGAATTCCAGCGCCAGGCCCTGGCCCATGCCCCCCGCGCCGAGCACTACTACGCGGCGGCCAACACCGCCCAGCAAGCCGGCGAAAGCACCCTGGCCATGGCCTGGCTGGCCGAGGCCGTGCGCCTGGCACCCGACCAGCCACGCTACCGTGCCGACTATGGCATGCGCCTGGCCGGTTCAGCGCACAGGCAGCAACGCCTGGCCGCCATTCCCTATCTGGAGCGGGCCACCCGCGACTTCCCCGAGGACTACCGCCTGGGCGAGACCCTGGCACTGCGCTACGACGAAGCCGAGGACAGCGCCGCGGCCCGCCGTGAGCTGCGCCGGGTCATCGACGAGGAACAGAACCTGGTGGACGGTGATGACGAGTACGGCAGCCTCGAGGCCCGCAAGTACCGCCAGCGCCGAGCCCACGAAACGCTGTCGCGGCGTGACACGGTCACCCTGGCCAGCACCTGGTCGCCCGCCGGCACCTCGACCAACGACAAGTTTCTCGAGAACGGGGCACGCAGCACCGAACGCCGGGCCCGCTCGCAGAACGTGCAGATCGCCATGTGGGACCATGCCCTGGGCGAAGAGCCCAGCCGCAACGGCAGCACCCTGTCGGTCTATGGCCGCGTGCTGTTCGGCGGCCAGAGCCGCACCGACTACGCCCAGAGCCTGGGCACCGGCGTCGGCCTGCGCTACAAGCCGTTCGGCCAGGCCAACCTCAACCTGTATGCCGAGCTCTATCACCAGCGCCAGGTCGACAGCGACCACTACAACGGGCTGAGCTTGGGGGAGCTGCTCAGCCCGGCCAAGGTGGGCGGCAACTGGGGCGACCTGCGCCACCATGCCGAATCGAGCAATGACCTGCTGCTGCGGGCCACCGCCTCGTTCCTCGACCAGGGCGATTGGCGCAACGACTGGCGGGTGGACGAGGACCAATGGAACGAGCGCTTCCTCTACCTGGATGCCGCCTGGTGGACCCGCGCCGGCGACCATGCGTGGTTGTCACGCTACCAGCAAGGCCACGCCTGGAAACTGCCTGGCAACTCACCACAGACGGTCATGCCCTATGGTTTCCTCGAGTTCGCCAGCCAGGACCCGAGCAATGATTGGCGCCAGGACCTGCGCACCGGCGTGGGCGTGCGCTGGCAGTGGTGGTTCGACGACGACCGCTACAACGCCTACCGCGGCTCGCTGAAAGTACGCGCCGAATACCAGCAGTCGCTGGGCGGCAATCTCTATGAGCGCGCCAATGGCGTGTTGCTGGGTGTGGAGTTGACCTTCTGA
- the nrfB gene encoding cyclic di-3',5'-guanylate-activated glycosyltransferase NrfB, translating into MSLAFIDFLVYVLFGLKLLAIALASLMFLLGLDDLFIDICYWGRKLIRRFRIYDRFEPADEKRLFEVPEKPLAIMVPAWNEVGVVGEMARLAASTIDYENYQIFVGTYPNDPQTQADVDAVCLHYPNVHKVVCARPGPTSKADCLNNIIDAILRFQQDARIEFAGFILHDAEDVISPMELRLFNYLLPNKDMIQIPVYPYAPEWKGFTAGHYVDEFAENHGKDVIVREALTGQVPSAGVGTCFSRRAISALLEDGDGIAFDVQSLTEDYDIGFRLKHKGMKCIFARYSITDPALALKQEWRWGMSRRFSQVICVREHFPRDWQHAIRQKSRWIVGIVFQGTSNLGWSRKGALNYFLWRDRRGLFAYLLSFLVNLLLLVLLAIWLVTTIAPESWRFMSILGDSWLLSTLLWLNGLLLINRLFQRGWFVTRYYGIGEGLLSAPRMMWSNFVNFFANLRALRQVMEMGDSRRVAWDKTTHEFPAIASPARTPLGQRLVAKGLITDEQLQQAITSPVRRRLGRELLLRGWLTSEQLVEALAEQMDLPWAPLNPFKVSPQLIAQLPRRLATHYGVLPVAEDGETLVLASESPVSQVSLGVISRQLKRPVSNRLAPQGRVALGLHHHYPSPWQKEETRQMLAVLERNQDDAALLERVCVHLVMLGALLQVRGMVPVTLFNQALIDFDPEHMTLGQHLVARGIITEDVLQQALAEQASEQQAAYDLTREVA; encoded by the coding sequence ATGAGCCTGGCCTTCATCGACTTCCTCGTCTATGTGCTGTTCGGCCTGAAGCTGCTGGCTATCGCCCTGGCCAGCCTGATGTTCCTGCTGGGCCTGGACGACCTGTTCATCGACATCTGCTATTGGGGCCGCAAGCTGATCCGGCGTTTTCGCATCTACGACCGCTTCGAGCCGGCCGACGAGAAGCGCCTGTTCGAAGTACCGGAAAAACCCCTGGCGATCATGGTCCCGGCCTGGAACGAAGTGGGCGTGGTCGGCGAGATGGCGCGCCTGGCCGCCTCGACCATCGACTACGAGAACTACCAGATCTTCGTCGGCACCTACCCAAACGACCCGCAGACCCAGGCCGACGTCGATGCCGTGTGCCTGCACTACCCCAACGTGCACAAGGTGGTCTGCGCACGCCCCGGCCCGACCAGCAAGGCCGACTGCCTGAACAACATCATCGACGCGATCCTGCGCTTCCAGCAGGACGCACGCATCGAATTCGCCGGTTTCATCCTGCACGATGCCGAAGACGTGATCTCGCCCATGGAACTGCGCCTGTTCAACTACCTGCTGCCGAACAAGGACATGATCCAGATCCCGGTCTACCCCTACGCACCGGAATGGAAAGGCTTCACCGCCGGGCACTACGTCGATGAGTTCGCCGAGAACCACGGCAAGGACGTGATCGTACGCGAGGCGCTGACCGGTCAGGTGCCCAGCGCCGGGGTCGGCACTTGCTTCAGCCGCCGCGCCATCAGCGCCCTGCTCGAAGATGGCGACGGCATCGCCTTCGACGTGCAGAGCCTGACCGAAGACTACGACATCGGTTTTCGCCTCAAGCACAAGGGCATGAAGTGCATCTTCGCCCGCTACTCCATCACCGACCCGGCCTTGGCCCTCAAGCAGGAATGGCGCTGGGGCATGAGCCGGCGGTTCTCCCAGGTGATCTGTGTGCGCGAGCACTTCCCGCGCGACTGGCAACACGCCATTCGCCAGAAGTCGCGATGGATCGTCGGCATCGTGTTCCAGGGCACCAGTAACCTGGGCTGGAGCCGCAAGGGCGCACTCAACTACTTCCTCTGGCGTGACCGCCGCGGGCTGTTCGCCTACCTGCTGAGTTTTTTGGTCAACTTGTTGCTGCTGGTGTTGCTGGCCATCTGGCTGGTGACCACCATCGCCCCTGAGTCGTGGCGCTTCATGTCGATCCTGGGCGACAGCTGGCTGCTGTCCACCTTGCTCTGGCTCAACGGCCTGCTGCTGATCAACCGCCTGTTCCAGCGCGGCTGGTTCGTCACCCGCTACTACGGCATCGGCGAAGGGCTGCTGTCGGCGCCGCGCATGATGTGGAGCAACTTCGTCAACTTCTTCGCCAACCTGCGGGCCCTGCGCCAGGTCATGGAGATGGGCGATTCGCGGCGCGTGGCCTGGGACAAGACCACCCACGAGTTCCCTGCCATCGCCTCGCCCGCCCGCACACCCCTGGGCCAGCGCCTGGTAGCCAAGGGCCTGATCACCGACGAGCAGCTGCAACAGGCGATCACCAGCCCGGTGCGCCGGCGCCTCGGCCGCGAATTGCTGTTGCGTGGCTGGCTCACCAGCGAGCAGCTGGTCGAGGCCCTGGCCGAACAGATGGACCTGCCCTGGGCCCCCCTCAACCCATTCAAGGTTTCGCCGCAACTGATCGCCCAGCTGCCCCGACGCCTGGCCACCCACTACGGCGTACTCCCAGTCGCCGAGGACGGCGAAACCCTGGTACTGGCCAGTGAAAGCCCGGTCAGCCAGGTCTCGCTCGGGGTCATCAGCCGCCAGCTCAAGCGCCCGGTCAGCAATCGCCTGGCGCCCCAGGGCCGGGTCGCTCTAGGCTTGCACCATCACTACCCCAGCCCGTGGCAGAAGGAGGAAACCCGGCAGATGCTCGCTGTGCTGGAGCGCAACCAGGACGATGCCGCGCTGCTGGAGCGGGTATGCGTGCACCTGGTCATGCTCGGCGCCCTGCTGCAAGTACGCGGCATGGTGCCGGTGACCCTGTTCAACCAGGCGCTGATCGATTTCGACCCCGAGCACATGACCCTGGGCCAGCACCTGGTCGCCCGCGGCATCATCACCGAGGACGTGCTGCAGCAAGCCCTCGCCGAACAGGCCAGCGAGCAGCAGGCCGCCTATGACCTGACCCGGGAGGTGGCATGA
- the wecB gene encoding non-hydrolyzing UDP-N-acetylglucosamine 2-epimerase has translation MAHTVMMVFGTRPEAIKMAPLARVLRQWPGIDLHICSTGQHREMLEQLLTAFGLGVDQDLKVMTHSQTLNGLSRDLLDKLDQAYEQVKPQIVLVHGDTTTSAIAALAAFHRQIPIGHVEAGLRTGNLRQPWPEEANRRLTGVLADLHFTPTRDSDANLIREGVHPDQIEVTGNTVIDALLWMRDHLAAQNWQPAADSPLAVLHNDQRMVLITGHRRENFGQGFERICKALAQLGERYPHVQFVYPVHLNPQVQQAVYGVLSGRGNIHLVPPQDYPHFVWLMNRADVILTDSGGVQEEAPALGKPVLVLRKVTERPAVLKGGTVKLVGTDTDQIVAQTSLLLDDPEAYARMARVYTPFGDGHASERIAERLSRWLEEQAAGRGDA, from the coding sequence ATGGCACATACCGTCATGATGGTATTCGGTACCCGCCCTGAAGCGATCAAGATGGCGCCCCTGGCCCGCGTGTTGCGTCAATGGCCCGGGATCGACCTGCACATCTGCTCCACCGGCCAACACCGGGAAATGCTCGAGCAATTGCTGACCGCCTTTGGCCTTGGCGTCGACCAGGACCTCAAGGTGATGACCCACAGCCAGACCCTCAACGGCCTGTCCCGCGACCTGCTGGACAAGCTCGACCAGGCCTACGAACAGGTCAAGCCGCAGATCGTCCTGGTCCATGGCGACACCACCACCAGCGCCATCGCCGCCCTCGCCGCCTTCCACCGCCAGATCCCCATCGGCCATGTCGAGGCGGGCCTGCGCACTGGCAACCTCAGGCAGCCCTGGCCGGAAGAAGCCAACCGCCGCCTCACCGGCGTACTGGCCGACCTGCACTTCACGCCGACCCGCGACTCGGATGCCAACCTGATCCGCGAAGGCGTGCACCCCGACCAGATCGAAGTCACCGGCAACACGGTGATCGATGCCCTGTTGTGGATGCGCGACCACCTGGCCGCGCAGAACTGGCAACCTGCCGCCGACTCGCCGCTGGCCGTACTGCACAACGACCAGCGCATGGTGCTCATCACCGGCCACCGCCGGGAGAACTTCGGCCAGGGCTTCGAGCGCATCTGCAAGGCGCTGGCCCAGTTGGGCGAGCGCTACCCGCACGTACAGTTCGTCTACCCGGTGCACCTGAATCCGCAGGTCCAGCAGGCGGTGTACGGCGTGTTGTCCGGGCGTGGCAACATCCACCTGGTGCCGCCCCAGGACTACCCGCATTTCGTCTGGTTGATGAACCGTGCCGACGTGATCCTCACCGACTCCGGCGGCGTGCAGGAGGAAGCCCCCGCCCTGGGCAAGCCGGTGTTGGTGCTGCGCAAGGTCACCGAGCGCCCGGCGGTGCTCAAGGGCGGCACGGTCAAGCTGGTGGGCACCGATACCGACCAGATCGTCGCCCAGACCAGCCTGCTGCTCGATGACCCCGAGGCCTACGCACGCATGGCCAGGGTGTACACCCCCTTCGGTGACGGCCACGCCAGCGAGCGCATCGCCGAGCGCTTGAGTCGCTGGCTCGAAGAGCAAGCCGCCGGGCGGGGCGACGCATGA
- a CDS encoding PACE efflux transporter, with protein sequence MQGKARKVVQAILYEVIAVACVAPALSLMFDAGMAHSTVLSILMSAIAMSWNMGYNWAFERWEARQDKRSRTFLRRLLHALGFEGGLVLILLPLVAFWMDISLWAALLTNLALFLFFFVYAFVFQWGFDKVFDVPVSAQEVREGSQGC encoded by the coding sequence ATGCAAGGCAAGGCACGCAAGGTGGTCCAGGCCATCCTCTATGAAGTCATCGCCGTGGCTTGCGTAGCGCCGGCCCTGTCGCTGATGTTCGATGCGGGCATGGCCCATTCGACGGTGCTGTCGATTCTCATGTCGGCCATCGCCATGAGCTGGAACATGGGCTACAACTGGGCATTCGAACGTTGGGAGGCACGCCAGGACAAGCGCAGCCGGACCTTCCTGCGTCGGCTGCTGCATGCCTTGGGCTTCGAAGGCGGGCTGGTGCTGATCCTGCTGCCGCTGGTGGCATTCTGGATGGACATCAGCCTGTGGGCGGCGCTGCTCACCAATCTGGCACTGTTCCTGTTCTTTTTCGTTTACGCGTTCGTGTTCCAATGGGGATTCGACAAGGTGTTCGACGTACCGGTCTCAGCCCAGGAGGTTCGTGAAGGGTCACAGGGGTGTTGA
- the ilvA gene encoding threonine ammonia-lyase, biosynthetic — MTSLSVSLRSTSPQQLLSEQVRRILSAPVYDLAIETPLQPAPALSAALGNQVLLKREDLQPTFSFKIRGAYTRLSRLTPVQRERGVITASAGNHAQGVAMAASHLGMRATIVMPTTTPELKVQGVRARGGHVVLHGESFPHALAHALQLADSERATFVPPFDDPDVIAGQGTVAMEILRQHPGALDAIFVPVGGGGLIAGIAAYVKYLRPEVKVIGVEPEDSNCLQAALAAGERVILPQVGTFADGVAVAQVGAHCFELCRHFVDEVVTVSSDELCAAIKDIYDDTRSITEPSGALAVAGIKKYVAREGVGGQTLVAIDSGANVNFDRLRHVAERAELGEQREAIIAVTIPERPGSFRAFCQALGKRQITEFNYRYYPGKEARLFVGVQTHPQHDPRQALLASLREQGYNVLDLTDNELAKLHVRHTVGGHAAPGAQERVLRFEFPERPGALLGFLERLGKRWNISLFHYRNHGAAEARVFAALEVPDEELAGLPQALDEMGYRYWDETENPAYRLFLG, encoded by the coding sequence ATGACCAGCCTTAGCGTCAGCCTTCGTAGCACCTCGCCCCAGCAACTGCTGTCGGAACAGGTTCGCCGCATTCTCAGTGCCCCCGTGTATGACCTGGCCATCGAGACGCCCCTGCAACCGGCCCCGGCGCTGTCGGCTGCCCTTGGCAACCAGGTGCTGCTCAAGCGCGAGGACCTGCAGCCGACCTTCTCGTTCAAGATCCGGGGAGCCTACACCCGGCTGTCGCGGCTGACCCCGGTGCAACGGGAACGTGGGGTGATCACCGCATCGGCGGGCAACCATGCCCAGGGCGTGGCGATGGCGGCATCGCACCTGGGGATGCGCGCGACCATCGTCATGCCCACCACCACCCCGGAGCTCAAGGTCCAGGGCGTACGCGCGCGAGGCGGCCATGTGGTGCTGCATGGCGAAAGCTTCCCCCATGCTCTGGCCCATGCCCTGCAACTGGCGGACAGCGAGAGAGCGACCTTCGTGCCGCCGTTCGACGACCCGGACGTGATCGCCGGACAGGGCACGGTGGCCATGGAGATCCTGCGTCAGCACCCGGGCGCATTGGATGCGATCTTCGTCCCGGTCGGTGGCGGCGGGCTGATCGCCGGCATCGCCGCCTACGTCAAGTATCTGCGTCCGGAAGTGAAGGTGATCGGTGTCGAGCCGGAGGACTCCAACTGCCTGCAAGCGGCCCTGGCCGCCGGCGAACGGGTGATCCTGCCGCAGGTGGGAACCTTCGCCGATGGCGTCGCGGTGGCCCAGGTCGGTGCCCATTGCTTCGAGCTGTGCCGCCATTTCGTCGACGAAGTGGTGACGGTCAGCAGCGATGAACTGTGCGCCGCGATCAAGGACATCTACGACGACACCCGCTCGATCACCGAGCCGTCCGGCGCCCTGGCGGTGGCCGGCATCAAGAAGTACGTGGCCCGCGAAGGGGTTGGCGGACAGACGCTGGTGGCGATCGATTCCGGTGCCAACGTCAACTTCGACCGCCTGCGCCATGTGGCCGAGCGTGCCGAGCTGGGCGAGCAGCGCGAGGCGATCATCGCCGTGACCATCCCGGAGCGCCCGGGCAGCTTCCGGGCCTTCTGTCAGGCCCTGGGCAAGCGCCAGATCACCGAGTTCAACTACCGCTATTACCCCGGCAAGGAGGCGCGGCTGTTCGTCGGTGTGCAGACCCACCCGCAACACGACCCGCGCCAGGCGCTGCTGGCCAGCTTGCGCGAGCAGGGCTACAACGTGCTCGACCTGACCGACAACGAGCTGGCCAAGCTGCATGTGCGCCACACGGTCGGCGGGCATGCCGCGCCAGGTGCGCAGGAGCGGGTGCTGCGCTTCGAGTTCCCCGAGCGGCCAGGCGCGCTGCTGGGCTTTCTCGAGCGGCTGGGCAAACGGTGGAACATCAGTTTGTTCCATTACCGCAACCATGGTGCGGCCGAGGCGCGGGTATTCGCGGCCCTGGAGGTGCCTGACGAGGAACTCGCCGGGTTGCCCCAAGCCCTGGACGAGATGGGCTATCGCTATTGGGACGAGACCGAGAACCCGGCTTACCGGTTGTTCCTGGGTTGA